The Brassica napus cultivar Da-Ae chromosome C7, Da-Ae, whole genome shotgun sequence genome has a segment encoding these proteins:
- the LOC106410948 gene encoding probable lipid-A-disaccharide synthase, mitochondrial isoform X2: protein MLRVSKIKLCFPLLTRRFASFKARKKSVIEKAAVDGELRVFIVAGEVSGDNIGSRLMCSLKKLSPLPLRFHGVGGSMMCKQGLTSLFPMEDLAVMGLWELLPHLYKFRVKLKETIDAAAMFKPHVVVTVDSKGFSFRLLKLLRARYNQQHLENSPVHFHYVAPSFWAWKGGESRLGGLSEFVDHLFCILPNEERVCREHGVEATFVGHPLLEDSSVRTCKPQESKLEGLSKYSLPSDSTVISVLPGSRLQEVERMLPIFSKAMKLLQDPFPNLLTLIHVASNCQVDHYIGKSLHRWPVPAILVPSGSNQLKYDAFGVSQAALCTSGTVAVELQLARLPSLVAYRAHFLTELFIRYKAKIPCISLPNILLDSPIIPEALFRACNPSNLALILERLLLDEEMREKQIVAAEKLARLLHPLESGMSSKLVHYSDLDSHRYTPSNLAASTILSYAKR from the exons TTCAAAGATCAAACTCTGTTTCCCTCTCTTGACCCGAAGATTTGCCTCATTCAAAGCTAGGAAGAAATCGGTGATCGAAAAGGCGGCAGTCGATGGGGAGCTAAGAGTTTTCATCGTAGCTGGCGAAGTCTCCGGCGACAACATCGGCTCTCGTCTTATGTGCTCCCTCAAAAAGCTCTCTCCTTTACCCCTCCGTTTCCATGGAGTTGGAGG ATCAATGATGTGCAAGCAAGGATTGACTTCCTTGTTTCCCATGGAGGATTTGGCTGTAATGGGTTTGTGGGAGCTTTTGCCCCATCTTTATAAGTTCCGT GTGAAGTTGAAGGAGACGATTGATGCTGCAGCTATGTTTAAGCCACACGTTGTTGTGACTGTTGATTCAAAGGGCTTCTCTTTCCGTCTACTTAAACTGTTAAGAG CTAGATATAATCAGCAACACCTGGAGAATTCTCCCGTGCATTTTCATTATGTGGCACCGTCGTTCTGGGCCTGGAAAGGAGGAGAATCAAGGCTTGGAGGTCTGTCTGAGTTCGTTGATCATCTTTTCTGCATTCTTCCCAACGAGGAAAGGGTTTGTAGGGAGCATGGGGTGGAAGCAACCTTTGTTGGACATCCCCTTCTTGAGGATTCTTCT GTGAGAACCTGCAAACCTCAGGAATCGAAGCTTGAGGGCTTGAGCAAATACTCGCTGCCATCTG ACTCCACGGTTATTTCGGTTCTACCTGGGAGTAGATTACAAGAAGTTGAAAGAATGCTACCAATATTTTCCAAAGCAATGAAGCTACTCCAAGACCCGTTTCCTAACCTATTAACGCTCATCCACGTTGCATCCAACTGTCAAGTTGATCACTACATTGGTAAATCTCTCCATCGGTGGCCAGTTCCAGCAATACTAGTCCCTAGTGGATCCAATCAACTTAAATATGATGCCTTTGGt GTGAGTCAAGCTGCGTTATGCACTTCAGGAACAGTTGCTGTTGAGTTGCAGCTTGCTCGTCTACCTTCCCTTGTAGCTTACCGAGCACATTTTTTAACAGAGCTGTTCATTCGTTACAAAGCCAAGATTCCTTGCATTTCTCTCCCAAACATTTTGCTTGACTCCCCAATCATTCCTGAAGCTTTGTTTCGAGCTTGCAACCCTTCTAATCTCGCCTTGATACTCGa GAGACTGCTATTGGATGAAGAGATGAGAGAAAAACAAATTGTTGCTGCTGAAAAGTTGGCACGGCTCTTGCATCCATTAGAAAGCGGAATGAGCAGCAAATTGGTTCATTACAGTGATTTAGATTCTCATCGATATACACCAAGCAATCTAGCAGCTTCGACTATTCTCAGTTATGCCAAGCGATAG
- the LOC106410948 gene encoding probable lipid-A-disaccharide synthase, mitochondrial isoform X1 — protein sequence MLRVSKIKLCFPLLTRRFASFKARKKSVIEKAAVDGELRVFIVAGEVSGDNIGSRLMCSLKKLSPLPLRFHGVGGSMMCKQGLTSLFPMEDLAVMGLWELLPHLYKFLYFLRLQVKLKETIDAAAMFKPHVVVTVDSKGFSFRLLKLLRARYNQQHLENSPVHFHYVAPSFWAWKGGESRLGGLSEFVDHLFCILPNEERVCREHGVEATFVGHPLLEDSSVRTCKPQESKLEGLSKYSLPSDSTVISVLPGSRLQEVERMLPIFSKAMKLLQDPFPNLLTLIHVASNCQVDHYIGKSLHRWPVPAILVPSGSNQLKYDAFGVSQAALCTSGTVAVELQLARLPSLVAYRAHFLTELFIRYKAKIPCISLPNILLDSPIIPEALFRACNPSNLALILERLLLDEEMREKQIVAAEKLARLLHPLESGMSSKLVHYSDLDSHRYTPSNLAASTILSYAKR from the exons TTCAAAGATCAAACTCTGTTTCCCTCTCTTGACCCGAAGATTTGCCTCATTCAAAGCTAGGAAGAAATCGGTGATCGAAAAGGCGGCAGTCGATGGGGAGCTAAGAGTTTTCATCGTAGCTGGCGAAGTCTCCGGCGACAACATCGGCTCTCGTCTTATGTGCTCCCTCAAAAAGCTCTCTCCTTTACCCCTCCGTTTCCATGGAGTTGGAGG ATCAATGATGTGCAAGCAAGGATTGACTTCCTTGTTTCCCATGGAGGATTTGGCTGTAATGGGTTTGTGGGAGCTTTTGCCCCATCTTTATAAGTTCC TTTACTTCTTGAGATTGCAGGTGAAGTTGAAGGAGACGATTGATGCTGCAGCTATGTTTAAGCCACACGTTGTTGTGACTGTTGATTCAAAGGGCTTCTCTTTCCGTCTACTTAAACTGTTAAGAG CTAGATATAATCAGCAACACCTGGAGAATTCTCCCGTGCATTTTCATTATGTGGCACCGTCGTTCTGGGCCTGGAAAGGAGGAGAATCAAGGCTTGGAGGTCTGTCTGAGTTCGTTGATCATCTTTTCTGCATTCTTCCCAACGAGGAAAGGGTTTGTAGGGAGCATGGGGTGGAAGCAACCTTTGTTGGACATCCCCTTCTTGAGGATTCTTCT GTGAGAACCTGCAAACCTCAGGAATCGAAGCTTGAGGGCTTGAGCAAATACTCGCTGCCATCTG ACTCCACGGTTATTTCGGTTCTACCTGGGAGTAGATTACAAGAAGTTGAAAGAATGCTACCAATATTTTCCAAAGCAATGAAGCTACTCCAAGACCCGTTTCCTAACCTATTAACGCTCATCCACGTTGCATCCAACTGTCAAGTTGATCACTACATTGGTAAATCTCTCCATCGGTGGCCAGTTCCAGCAATACTAGTCCCTAGTGGATCCAATCAACTTAAATATGATGCCTTTGGt GTGAGTCAAGCTGCGTTATGCACTTCAGGAACAGTTGCTGTTGAGTTGCAGCTTGCTCGTCTACCTTCCCTTGTAGCTTACCGAGCACATTTTTTAACAGAGCTGTTCATTCGTTACAAAGCCAAGATTCCTTGCATTTCTCTCCCAAACATTTTGCTTGACTCCCCAATCATTCCTGAAGCTTTGTTTCGAGCTTGCAACCCTTCTAATCTCGCCTTGATACTCGa GAGACTGCTATTGGATGAAGAGATGAGAGAAAAACAAATTGTTGCTGCTGAAAAGTTGGCACGGCTCTTGCATCCATTAGAAAGCGGAATGAGCAGCAAATTGGTTCATTACAGTGATTTAGATTCTCATCGATATACACCAAGCAATCTAGCAGCTTCGACTATTCTCAGTTATGCCAAGCGATAG
- the LOC106410951 gene encoding protein-tyrosine-phosphatase IBR5 has translation MRKRERENPCSLCGHYHKYEEGEVCGICGHRKPDSSDVAAPQVQLSAFPTEILPEFLYLGSYDNASRSEVLKTQGISRVLNTVPMCQNLYRNSFTYHCLSDEKVLQFDDAIQFLDQCEKDKARVLVHCMSGKSRSPAVVVAYLMKRKGWRLAESHQWVRQRRPTIDITPEFYQQLEAFERTILGSREGMMAAMNINDPPTFGFGFPKVNNNSQAQVPVFNNTSAASIFSSPASSIPQGFTFGAAPPKPTTGDDTIMGGS, from the exons ATGAGGAAGAGAGAGCGAGAGAACCCTTGTTCGCTTTGTGGGCACTATCACAAGTACGAGGAAGGAGAAGTCTGCGGAATCTGTGGCCATCGTAAGCCTGATTCCTCCGATGTCGCGGCTCCGCAAGTCCAGTTGAGCGCTTTTCCGACGGAGATCTTGCCGGAGTTTCTCTACCTCGGAAGCTACGACAACGCCTCTCGTTCTGAGGTTCTCAAGACTCAGGGAATTTCTCGCGTTCTTAAT ACGGTTCCTATGTGCCAGAATCTCTACAGGAACTCATTCACTTACCATTGCCTCTCTGATGAGAAAGTCTTACAGTTCGATGATGCTATCCAGTTCCTAG ACCAATGTGAGAAGGACAAGGCACGTGTTCTTGTGCACTGCATGTCAGGAAAAAGCAG ATCACCAGCGGTTGTTGTAGCGTACTTGATGAAACGTAAAGGGTGGAGACTCGCTGAGAGTCATCAGTGGGTTAGGCAACGGAGACCCACAATTGACATAACTCCAG AGTTCTACCAACAACTGGAGGCGTTTGAGCGGACTATACTTGGATCAAGAGAAGGGATGATGGCGGCGATGAACATCAACGATCCTCCAACATTTGGGTTTGGTTTCCCTAAGGTTAATAATAATAGTCAAGCGCAAGTCCCTGTGTTCAACAATACTTCTGCTGCTTCTATATTTTCGTCCCCTGCTTCAAGTATTCCTCAAGGATTCACTTTTGGAGCAGCTCCACCAAAGCCAACAACAGGCGATGATACTATCATGGGTGGCTCTTAA